The following proteins are encoded in a genomic region of Phycisphaera sp.:
- a CDS encoding pseudouridine synthase — protein MSPAPRKPTGKPAKKPARSDPSQHVEFRPRQHVRGTISKARTPLARPTILGEHDGIVVVDKPAGVVTADKDPNRDTAHSHVKRWLKNTRPDARVWVVHRLDKDASGLVLFATTPETYGWLKEDLRAHRVEREYTAIVHGVPSWKGEHTLADQLLDGPELRKVMVAPPHQTHGGRNAVTHARVVARGKGRAMVALRLETGRRHQLRVQLAHAGHPILGDRLYGPEPEPSGGKGAGKKNKNQRLCLHASKLTLHHPGTGQKLAFEAPPPPRFFTLVGEKATDESREAAKEPAAPTLNAQPQQTTARGWNHVAAWYDKLVGEGHSDHHSAVIIPGALRLLDLRDGEQLLDVACGEGVLARAAAQLGVRVTGIDASPKLIESATQRAGKNERYTTGDARRLEALGLEPEFDAVSCIMALMNIDTIEAVFRGAADLLKPGGRFVAVVLHPAFRAPGQTAWQWDEEADQRETAGRAPKRTQRQFRRVDGYLTPYAHPIVMNPGAAARGRKPITTVTHHRPLQAYAAALSRCGFAIEAIEEWPSQRTSEPGPRADEENRARREIPLFLAWRARLARGT, from the coding sequence GTGAGCCCCGCACCCAGAAAGCCAACCGGCAAGCCCGCCAAGAAGCCCGCGCGGTCGGACCCGTCCCAGCACGTGGAGTTCCGCCCCCGCCAGCATGTGCGTGGGACGATCTCCAAGGCCAGGACGCCCCTGGCCCGCCCCACCATCCTGGGGGAGCACGACGGCATCGTGGTGGTCGACAAGCCCGCGGGAGTCGTTACCGCCGACAAGGACCCCAACCGCGATACGGCCCACTCGCACGTCAAACGCTGGCTCAAGAACACCCGGCCCGACGCACGCGTGTGGGTGGTGCATCGCCTGGACAAGGACGCCAGCGGGCTCGTGCTCTTCGCCACCACGCCCGAGACCTACGGCTGGCTCAAGGAAGACCTCCGCGCCCACCGGGTCGAACGCGAATACACGGCGATCGTCCATGGCGTGCCATCCTGGAAGGGCGAGCACACGCTGGCCGACCAATTGCTCGACGGACCGGAATTGCGGAAGGTCATGGTCGCCCCGCCGCACCAGACCCATGGCGGACGCAACGCCGTCACGCACGCACGCGTCGTCGCGCGGGGCAAGGGCCGCGCGATGGTGGCGCTGCGACTTGAGACCGGCCGCCGGCACCAGCTCCGCGTCCAGCTTGCGCACGCGGGGCATCCCATCCTGGGCGATCGGCTCTATGGCCCGGAACCCGAGCCATCGGGCGGAAAGGGCGCCGGCAAGAAGAACAAGAACCAGCGGCTCTGCCTGCACGCGAGCAAGCTCACGCTGCACCATCCGGGCACGGGCCAGAAGCTGGCGTTCGAGGCCCCACCCCCGCCGCGGTTCTTTACGCTGGTGGGCGAGAAGGCCACCGATGAGAGCCGCGAAGCGGCGAAGGAACCTGCGGCCCCGACCCTGAACGCCCAACCCCAGCAGACCACCGCCCGGGGTTGGAACCACGTGGCCGCGTGGTACGACAAGCTCGTGGGCGAGGGCCACAGCGATCACCACTCGGCGGTCATCATCCCCGGGGCGCTGCGATTGCTCGACCTGCGCGATGGCGAGCAGCTCCTGGACGTCGCCTGCGGCGAGGGCGTGCTGGCACGTGCGGCGGCGCAGCTGGGGGTGCGTGTCACGGGTATCGACGCCTCACCCAAGCTCATCGAGTCGGCCACGCAGCGTGCCGGAAAGAACGAACGCTACACCACCGGCGACGCGCGCCGGCTCGAGGCGCTCGGGCTCGAACCCGAGTTTGACGCCGTGAGTTGTATCATGGCACTCATGAATATCGACACGATCGAAGCGGTGTTCCGGGGCGCTGCGGATCTGCTTAAGCCCGGCGGCCGATTCGTGGCAGTGGTGCTCCACCCGGCCTTTCGCGCCCCCGGACAGACCGCGTGGCAATGGGACGAGGAAGCCGACCAGCGTGAAACCGCCGGCCGCGCTCCGAAACGAACGCAACGGCAGTTCCGCCGCGTCGATGGTTATCTGACGCCCTACGCGCACCCCATCGTGATGAACCCCGGCGCTGCGGCCCGAGGCCGTAAGCCGATCACCACCGTCACCCACCATCGCCCGCTGCAGGCCTATGCCGCCGCGCTCTCGCGGTGCGGATTCGCGATCGAAGCGATCGAAGAGTGGCCCAGCCAGCGCACGAGCGAGCCGGGACCCCGCGCCGACGAAGAGAACCGCGCCCGCCGCGAGATCCCACTGTTTCTGGCATGGCGGGCACGGCTGGCACGGGGCACATAG
- a CDS encoding deoxyhypusine synthase family protein, producing the protein MTTTTPLRDFMERHYKHFNAGVAVRAARAYEANLAAGTPMFMTLAGAMSTAQIGRSLAEMIRQSKVHAISCTGANLEEDVFNLVAHDHYHHIDDWRALSEADEVALDEGGFPRVTDVCIPEEAAMQKIEAHLIKRWKAASARGDRALPHRYLYDLLLSGDLEGGYQIDTKDSWLLAAAEKDLPLFVPGWEDSTLGNMFVANAARGGYSLDTVLGGTSYMASLIEWYERTARGKAKGPGFFQVGGGIAGDFPICVVPTINHDIYRDEADAGKRVPRWSYFCQVSDATTSYGGYSGAVPNEKITWGKLGAGEPKFMIESDATIVVPLIFGWVLGW; encoded by the coding sequence ATGACCACCACCACGCCCCTGCGCGACTTCATGGAACGCCACTACAAGCACTTCAACGCCGGCGTGGCCGTCCGTGCCGCCCGGGCCTACGAGGCGAATCTAGCCGCCGGCACCCCCATGTTCATGACGCTTGCCGGGGCCATGAGCACCGCCCAGATCGGCCGGTCGCTGGCCGAGATGATCCGCCAGAGCAAGGTCCATGCCATCAGTTGCACGGGAGCCAACCTGGAAGAGGACGTGTTCAACCTGGTCGCCCACGACCATTACCACCATATCGACGACTGGCGTGCGCTATCCGAAGCCGACGAAGTCGCGCTCGACGAGGGCGGCTTTCCACGCGTGACCGACGTGTGCATCCCCGAAGAAGCGGCGATGCAGAAGATCGAGGCCCACCTGATCAAGCGATGGAAGGCCGCCAGCGCGAGGGGCGATCGCGCCTTGCCGCATCGATATCTCTACGACCTGCTGCTGAGTGGTGATCTCGAAGGTGGCTATCAGATCGACACCAAGGACAGTTGGCTGCTCGCCGCGGCCGAGAAGGATTTGCCGCTGTTCGTGCCCGGCTGGGAAGACAGCACGCTGGGCAACATGTTCGTGGCCAACGCTGCGCGAGGCGGCTACTCGCTCGACACCGTGCTCGGCGGCACGAGCTACATGGCCTCGCTCATCGAGTGGTACGAGCGGACCGCTCGGGGCAAGGCCAAAGGCCCGGGCTTCTTCCAGGTGGGCGGGGGCATCGCCGGCGACTTCCCGATCTGTGTCGTTCCGACGATCAACCACGACATCTACCGTGACGAGGCCGACGCTGGCAAGCGTGTGCCGCGGTGGAGCTACTTCTGCCAGGTGTCCGATGCCACGACCAGCTACGGCGGCTACAGCGGTGCGGTGCCCAACGAGAAGATCACGTGGGGGAAGCTTGGCGCGGGTGAACCAAAATTCATGATCGAGAGCGACGCAACCATCGTGGTTCCGCTGATTTTTGGTTGGGTGCTGGGCTGGTAG
- the tadA gene encoding Flp pilus assembly complex ATPase component TadA — protein MATTNPEELKGRKIGRVLTKMGKVSREQVHEALTIQRTRKKKIGEVLVELEYCTEADVQAALAGQAGMAFVDLEGKEISDAAIEAVPAESARAYGIVPIEFNQTAKRLTIAMKSANNFRAVDDLRLLLGLTVEAVVTDPDQIDARLAKHYAKSESVVDVVSNLAKDSKFDALAGHSSDSIDLDAIASAASDNQVVKLLNLVLLQAIKDKASDVHFEPFEHEFKMRYRIDGVLYEMVPPPKHLGPAITSRIKVMANLDIAERRLPQDGRIELQVGGKPVDLRIAVLPTMHGESVVMRILDRSNVELNLERIGFREDDLVRFRALIEKPNGIVMVTGPTGSGKTTTLYAALAELNRIETKILTSEDPVEYDIDGLCQVQVNDDVGLTFAKALRSFLRQDPDVILVGEIRDLETAQIAVQASLTGHLVLSTLHTNDAPSSIVRLVDLGLEPFLLTATIEGIVAQRLVRKIAPSAREAYEPGEEELMELGLRTSDVAGKTFYRPRSDAEYGGYKGRMALFEIMTMDDTIRDMVMREESLSLVREHARSRGMRSLRESGLLAIYEGQTSIDEVVRETLVEE, from the coding sequence ATGGCCACAACGAATCCAGAAGAGCTGAAGGGTCGCAAGATCGGCCGCGTGCTCACGAAGATGGGCAAGGTGTCCCGCGAACAGGTCCACGAGGCTCTGACGATCCAGCGGACCCGCAAGAAGAAGATTGGCGAAGTCCTGGTCGAGCTCGAGTACTGCACCGAGGCCGACGTGCAAGCCGCTCTGGCCGGGCAGGCCGGCATGGCCTTTGTCGATCTGGAGGGCAAGGAAATCTCGGACGCGGCGATCGAGGCCGTCCCGGCCGAGAGCGCCCGGGCGTACGGGATTGTACCGATTGAATTCAACCAGACCGCGAAGCGGCTGACCATCGCGATGAAGAGCGCGAACAACTTCCGCGCGGTCGATGACCTGCGGTTGCTGCTGGGGTTGACGGTCGAGGCGGTGGTGACCGACCCCGACCAGATCGATGCCCGGCTGGCCAAGCACTACGCCAAGAGCGAGTCGGTGGTCGACGTGGTCAGCAATCTGGCCAAGGACAGCAAGTTCGACGCCCTGGCCGGTCACAGCTCGGACTCGATCGACCTGGACGCGATCGCCTCGGCGGCGAGCGACAACCAGGTGGTCAAGCTGCTCAACCTGGTGCTGCTGCAGGCCATCAAGGACAAGGCCAGCGACGTCCACTTCGAGCCGTTTGAGCACGAGTTCAAGATGCGATACCGCATCGATGGCGTGCTGTACGAGATGGTGCCGCCACCCAAGCACCTCGGGCCGGCTATTACCAGCCGCATCAAGGTCATGGCCAACCTGGACATTGCCGAGCGTCGTCTTCCTCAGGACGGTCGCATCGAGCTCCAGGTCGGCGGCAAGCCCGTCGACCTGCGTATCGCCGTGCTGCCGACCATGCACGGCGAGAGCGTGGTGATGCGTATTCTCGACCGCTCGAATGTTGAGTTGAACCTCGAACGCATCGGCTTCCGCGAGGATGACTTAGTCCGGTTCCGCGCTCTCATCGAGAAGCCCAACGGCATTGTAATGGTGACCGGGCCCACCGGCTCGGGTAAGACCACCACGCTGTACGCGGCTCTGGCCGAGCTGAACCGCATCGAAACCAAGATCCTCACGAGCGAGGATCCCGTGGAATACGATATCGACGGGCTCTGCCAGGTGCAGGTGAACGACGACGTGGGCCTGACCTTTGCCAAGGCGCTGCGCAGCTTCCTGCGTCAGGATCCTGACGTGATCCTGGTGGGCGAGATCCGCGACCTCGAGACCGCGCAGATCGCGGTGCAGGCGTCGCTGACGGGCCACTTGGTGCTGAGCACGCTGCACACCAACGACGCTCCGAGCTCGATCGTGCGCCTGGTCGACCTCGGGCTCGAGCCCTTCCTGCTGACGGCAACCATCGAGGGCATCGTGGCCCAGCGCCTGGTGCGCAAGATCGCGCCGTCGGCCCGCGAGGCGTACGAGCCCGGCGAGGAAGAGCTTATGGAACTCGGGCTCAGGACTTCGGATGTTGCGGGCAAGACGTTCTACCGCCCGCGCAGCGATGCCGAGTACGGCGGATACAAGGGCCGAATGGCGCTGTTCGAGATCATGACGATGGACGACACGATCCGCGACATGGTCATGCGGGAAGAGAGCCTGAGCCTGGTCCGCGAGCATGCTCGCAGCCGGGGGATGCGTTCGCTCCGTGAGAGCGGGCTGCTGGCGATCTACGAGGGCCAGACCTCCATCGACGAGGTGGTCCGTGAGACACTGGTGGAAGAGTAA
- a CDS encoding type II secretion system F family protein has translation MATFTYEARDAQGKMRKGTLEASTDEEAIGRLKSQSLYPTAVREQKVKKTDAAEGPAVKKKRGGGIVLFGKVKKKQLTQFTRQLSTLQDAGLPLLRSLQILEGQAKPGPLKNVLIDLTDEVQGGSSLSEAMAQHPKAFDRLFVKMIAAGEVGGVLDIILQRLAEFMEKGQRLKRQIRGALVYPLVVVFVAIVILVMIMVVIIPQFQKIFEDFGVELPWLTIWLTDTSMWMAGRNPGQVVPGAVIFVGTVIAIPFVWKLVRLAKPGRALTDRMVLWTPVIGNVSRKSTVAKFTRTLGTLISAGVPILEAIRITADTSGNAVFEKALLRVHDAVREGESFAVPLRESKTCEPIVVNMVDVGEETGELDVMLMKVADNYDEEVDVAVKAALSLLEPIMVVVIGGMVGVIVIAMFLPMVAMIESLNGGGL, from the coding sequence ATGGCCACGTTTACGTATGAGGCTCGCGACGCCCAGGGAAAGATGCGCAAGGGCACCCTTGAGGCCTCGACCGACGAGGAAGCGATCGGTCGGCTGAAGAGCCAGAGCTTGTACCCCACCGCGGTGCGCGAGCAGAAGGTCAAGAAGACCGATGCGGCGGAGGGGCCGGCGGTCAAGAAGAAGCGCGGTGGCGGGATCGTGCTTTTCGGCAAGGTCAAGAAGAAGCAACTCACGCAGTTCACGCGTCAGTTGTCGACCCTGCAGGACGCCGGCCTCCCGCTGCTTCGGAGCCTCCAGATTCTGGAAGGCCAGGCCAAGCCCGGCCCGCTCAAGAACGTGCTCATCGACCTGACCGATGAGGTGCAGGGCGGCTCGAGCCTGTCCGAGGCGATGGCCCAGCATCCCAAGGCGTTCGATCGACTGTTCGTCAAGATGATCGCCGCCGGCGAGGTCGGCGGCGTGCTGGACATCATCCTCCAGCGTCTTGCCGAGTTCATGGAGAAGGGCCAGCGGCTCAAGCGGCAGATCCGCGGTGCGTTGGTCTATCCGCTGGTGGTCGTGTTCGTGGCCATCGTCATCCTCGTGATGATCATGGTGGTCATCATCCCGCAGTTCCAGAAGATCTTCGAGGACTTCGGCGTCGAGCTGCCCTGGCTGACCATCTGGCTGACCGACACGAGCATGTGGATGGCCGGCCGCAACCCGGGCCAGGTCGTTCCGGGTGCCGTGATCTTCGTCGGCACGGTTATCGCGATTCCCTTCGTCTGGAAGCTGGTCCGCCTGGCTAAGCCGGGCCGGGCGCTGACCGACCGGATGGTGCTGTGGACGCCGGTGATCGGCAACGTGAGCCGCAAGTCGACGGTGGCCAAGTTCACGCGTACATTGGGCACGCTGATCTCCGCCGGTGTGCCGATCCTCGAGGCCATCCGCATCACGGCCGACACGTCGGGCAACGCCGTCTTCGAGAAGGCGCTGCTGCGGGTGCACGACGCGGTGCGCGAGGGCGAGAGCTTCGCCGTGCCGCTGCGAGAGAGCAAGACGTGCGAGCCCATCGTGGTGAACATGGTGGACGTGGGCGAAGAGACCGGTGAATTGGATGTGATGCTGATGAAGGTCGCCGACAACTACGACGAGGAGGTCGATGTTGCGGTGAAGGCGGCCCTGTCCCTGCTCGAGCCGATCATGGTCGTGGTCATCGGCGGGATGGTGGGCGTCATCGTGATCGCGATGTTCCTGCCGATGGTGGCGATGATCGAATCGCTCAACGGCGGGGGCTTGTAG
- a CDS encoding prepilin-type N-terminal cleavage/methylation domain-containing protein codes for MRARTRGTRPRCGAGFTLVELILVIVIILILAAIAIPAYASLTYSSNQSGSSNAVQAALQSARDAAVRAGSGRDAAVVFLLGDDGRVRIIVAQVAGTIVDRVAGNDVQRDILVPAPGVEVFVLPRNWVVRGYARSTALSSPGGALPDNIGWYEDTYSTTDRNLGQWVFPETAFYDDSSGDNGDKRQSFMVRFEGGTGRYLSSATSKALYLDPAPALGFRETGGVWNTYRVDREEDLGRFVRRVLSLPNSTLSLADKRQLLGDEATDTVLVGPVAQLAVYNEKRLANAIGADGLNRATDTLYKPVAGSVTGPEYDNGIFGSLTDAEINLRIGLWMRASNLQAGALPAQETSDARIFLVSRYLGQPVEAPRLAEGS; via the coding sequence ATGAGGGCGCGTACGAGAGGCACAAGGCCCCGCTGCGGCGCGGGCTTCACGCTGGTCGAGCTGATCCTGGTGATCGTGATCATCCTGATCCTGGCGGCGATCGCGATCCCCGCGTACGCGTCGCTGACCTACAGCAGCAACCAGAGCGGGTCGAGCAACGCCGTGCAGGCGGCGCTCCAGAGCGCCCGTGATGCCGCGGTGCGGGCTGGTTCGGGGCGTGATGCCGCGGTGGTGTTCCTGCTCGGCGACGACGGGCGCGTGCGCATCATCGTCGCCCAGGTCGCGGGGACCATCGTCGATCGTGTCGCCGGCAATGACGTCCAGCGCGACATCCTGGTGCCGGCGCCGGGCGTCGAGGTGTTCGTGTTGCCCCGCAACTGGGTTGTGCGTGGGTACGCCCGTTCCACGGCGTTGTCGTCTCCGGGCGGCGCACTGCCGGACAACATCGGTTGGTACGAGGATACGTACAGTACCACCGATCGCAATCTTGGCCAGTGGGTCTTCCCAGAGACGGCGTTTTACGACGATTCATCCGGCGACAACGGTGACAAGCGGCAGTCGTTCATGGTCCGCTTCGAGGGCGGGACGGGGCGGTACCTGAGTTCGGCGACGAGCAAGGCGTTGTATCTCGATCCTGCGCCCGCGCTTGGATTCCGCGAGACGGGCGGCGTCTGGAACACATATCGAGTGGATCGCGAGGAAGACCTCGGCCGTTTCGTGCGTCGTGTGTTGTCGCTGCCCAACTCGACCTTGTCGCTGGCCGACAAACGCCAGTTGCTGGGTGACGAAGCGACCGACACCGTGCTCGTCGGGCCGGTGGCCCAGCTGGCGGTGTACAACGAGAAGCGGCTGGCCAACGCCATCGGTGCCGATGGCCTGAACCGTGCGACCGACACGCTCTACAAGCCGGTGGCCGGCTCGGTGACCGGGCCCGAGTATGACAACGGGATCTTTGGATCGCTTACCGATGCGGAGATCAATCTCCGTATTGGCCTGTGGATGCGCGCGAGCAACCTGCAGGCGGGCGCGTTGCCGGCCCAGGAGACGTCCGACGCGCGGATCTTCCTGGTCTCGCGCTATCTCGGCCAGCCGGTCGAGGCACCACGCCTGGCGGAGGGGAGCTGA
- a CDS encoding prepilin-type N-terminal cleavage/methylation domain-containing protein yields the protein MASQTRTAQASSRSGFTIIELAVSILVIAILIGLLLVGLNKMSRTAQSGAERANVIAMRIAVESFKNDFGFAPPLVNDGLTYPSGTPTTVPIGASSVNVYRTDVPSDVEFLQGRVSGMEDMRFSVYSLPYYLIGVLDADIDGKDGSGFREPSRDGTFRQAGGKLMDPLFDAAGDSDRLVEVDRTEGRYELRDRNGVAYRYYRWLPIDSASASDVTDLRRVPNLLGDPAENIALRDAEYAIVAAGPNRVFGQLTTEERSTLEAELGRGKTDAQLESEGRADNIMEVGR from the coding sequence ATGGCATCACAGACCCGGACAGCTCAGGCGTCTTCGCGATCGGGCTTTACGATCATCGAGCTTGCCGTCTCGATCCTGGTGATCGCGATCCTCATCGGCCTGCTGCTGGTGGGGCTCAACAAGATGTCACGCACGGCCCAGAGCGGGGCCGAGCGGGCCAACGTCATCGCGATGCGCATCGCCGTCGAGTCGTTCAAGAACGACTTCGGGTTCGCGCCACCGCTGGTCAACGACGGCTTGACGTACCCCTCGGGCACGCCGACGACCGTGCCCATCGGTGCGAGCAGCGTGAACGTGTACCGCACCGATGTTCCGTCCGACGTTGAATTCTTGCAGGGCCGTGTCTCGGGCATGGAGGACATGCGCTTCAGCGTGTACAGCCTGCCGTATTACCTGATTGGCGTGCTCGACGCCGACATCGATGGCAAGGATGGGTCGGGCTTCCGCGAGCCGTCTCGGGACGGCACGTTCCGGCAGGCCGGCGGGAAGCTGATGGATCCCTTGTTCGACGCCGCCGGCGATTCCGATCGCCTGGTCGAGGTTGATCGGACCGAGGGACGCTACGAGCTGCGAGATCGCAACGGTGTGGCGTACCGGTATTACCGCTGGTTGCCGATCGACTCGGCGAGCGCGTCGGATGTGACCGACCTCCGCCGGGTGCCGAATCTGCTGGGCGATCCTGCCGAGAACATCGCGCTGCGTGATGCCGAGTACGCCATCGTGGCGGCCGGCCCCAACCGGGTGTTTGGCCAGCTCACGACCGAAGAACGCAGCACGCTCGAAGCCGAACTCGGCCGCGGCAAGACCGATGCGCAGCTCGAATCCGAGGGGCGCGCGGACAACATCATGGAGGTGGGGCGATGA
- the tadA gene encoding Flp pilus assembly complex ATPase component TadA produces the protein MARNRKKLGEILVADGVVSQEDMDKALGIAKGSRRRIGQALVEAGFATDEQVAKALADQYGVPYVNPNEAETKSTVQLELIPKEIVRKHMVLPVSKDGGRLKLIVSDPMDLELQDMLRFRLNLEIDPLLASKTAIRTFLDGGAENGQAAPAAPAQEGKPGEKGLVTASIDRSVDRSVDKSIDVASEDAPIVKLVNRILSEAVRMRASDVHIEPMNDRVRLRYRIDGVCIERDNLPKRMQNSLLSRVKLSAGMNIAEKRVPQDGRIKLPVDETDIDFRVSACPTYHGESVVLRILRPDAVRIGLVNLGFEQDNLDVFNKIIRRPNGIFLVTGPTGSGKTTTLYSALDVLNRPDRKIITAEDPVEYNFEGINQCQVRESIGLSFPAILRSMLRQAPNIILVGEIRDKEVGEIAIQAALTGHLVFSTLHTNDAPSAITRLIDMGIKPFLVASSIQAVMAQRLIRMLHQPSKVLDDEPDPKFLHLCGIKPGEWEGKVYKPGSAPDVPTGYKGRKAIFEMMIMNSDIREMAFRKAPVAELRVAALKSGMKTLTEDGKRKILKGLTTPAEVARVTQTAD, from the coding sequence ATGGCACGAAATCGTAAGAAACTCGGTGAGATCCTGGTGGCCGATGGCGTGGTCAGCCAGGAAGACATGGACAAAGCCCTTGGCATCGCCAAGGGCTCACGCCGCCGCATCGGCCAAGCGCTCGTCGAGGCGGGCTTTGCCACCGACGAGCAGGTCGCCAAGGCCCTGGCCGACCAGTACGGCGTGCCGTATGTCAACCCCAACGAGGCGGAAACCAAGAGCACCGTCCAACTCGAGCTGATCCCCAAGGAGATCGTCCGCAAGCACATGGTGCTGCCGGTCTCAAAGGACGGCGGCCGCCTCAAGCTGATCGTTTCGGATCCCATGGATCTGGAACTCCAGGACATGCTGCGGTTCCGGTTGAACCTCGAGATCGACCCGCTGCTGGCCTCCAAGACCGCCATCCGAACCTTCCTCGACGGTGGGGCAGAAAACGGGCAGGCCGCCCCCGCGGCCCCCGCGCAAGAGGGCAAGCCCGGAGAGAAGGGGCTGGTTACCGCCTCGATCGACCGCTCGGTCGATCGCTCGGTCGATAAGTCCATCGATGTTGCGTCCGAGGACGCGCCGATCGTCAAGCTGGTCAACCGCATCCTGAGCGAGGCCGTCCGGATGCGGGCCAGTGATGTCCATATCGAGCCAATGAACGACCGGGTGCGGCTGCGGTACCGGATCGACGGCGTGTGCATCGAGCGCGACAACCTGCCCAAGCGCATGCAGAACTCCTTGCTCAGCCGCGTGAAGCTGAGCGCGGGCATGAACATCGCCGAGAAGCGCGTCCCTCAGGATGGCCGCATCAAACTGCCCGTCGACGAGACCGACATCGATTTTCGTGTGTCGGCCTGCCCAACGTACCACGGAGAGAGCGTCGTGCTGCGTATCCTGCGGCCAGACGCGGTGCGCATCGGCCTGGTGAACCTGGGCTTCGAGCAGGACAACCTGGACGTCTTCAATAAGATTATTCGCCGGCCCAACGGCATCTTCCTGGTGACCGGGCCCACCGGTTCGGGCAAGACGACCACGCTGTACTCGGCGCTCGACGTGCTCAACCGCCCCGATCGCAAGATCATCACGGCGGAAGACCCAGTGGAGTACAACTTCGAGGGCATCAACCAGTGCCAGGTGCGCGAGTCGATTGGGCTGTCGTTCCCGGCGATCCTTCGGAGCATGCTGCGTCAAGCGCCCAACATCATCCTTGTGGGTGAGATTCGCGATAAGGAAGTGGGCGAGATCGCCATCCAGGCCGCCCTGACGGGCCACCTGGTGTTTAGCACGTTGCACACCAACGACGCCCCGAGCGCGATCACGCGCCTTATCGACATGGGCATCAAGCCCTTCCTCGTGGCCAGCTCGATCCAGGCGGTCATGGCCCAGCGCCTCATCCGCATGCTGCACCAGCCCAGCAAGGTACTCGATGACGAGCCCGATCCGAAGTTCCTGCATCTGTGCGGCATCAAGCCGGGTGAGTGGGAAGGCAAGGTCTATAAGCCAGGCAGTGCGCCCGACGTGCCCACCGGCTACAAGGGCCGCAAGGCCATCTTCGAGATGATGATCATGAACAGCGATATCCGCGAGATGGCTTTCCGAAAAGCGCCCGTGGCCGAGCTGCGTGTCGCGGCCCTGAAGAGTGGCATGAAGACCCTGACCGAGGATGGCAAACGCAAGATCCTGAAGGGGCTGACGACCCCCGCCGAGGTCGCCCGCGTGACCCAGACCGCAGACTGA
- a CDS encoding type IV pilus twitching motility protein PilT: MASYDEDSGSAPTGGATVQIDRLLDTVVRTGASDLHLTVGRKPTVRLHGGLKNLETKVLDSDDMVSLMKSITPERNQQEINEMGGTDFGFGYGDAARFRVSIFKQRGDLALVLRLIPNELLTFEQIGLPEAVRDLSRRPRGLFLVTGPTGSGKTTSLATVLDYINTYYDRHIVTMEDPIEYFHYHKKSVVNQREVGNDVPSFAEALRRVLRSDPDVILVGEMRDLETIEAAIRAAETGHLVFGTLHTTGAAKTIDRVVDAFPVSQQNQIRVQLSTALIAVLSQALLKRVDKPGRIAAYEFLLVTPAIANLIREGKTFRIDSSIQTGAKFGMQLLDDHLWSLYTKGIISAEEMVDKGKDPGALRDRVHQAGKTIGRPELDEDDVD, from the coding sequence ATGGCGTCATACGACGAAGACTCAGGTTCGGCCCCGACGGGTGGGGCCACCGTCCAGATCGACCGTTTGCTCGACACCGTGGTCCGCACGGGCGCGAGCGACCTGCATCTGACCGTGGGCCGCAAGCCCACCGTCCGCTTGCACGGTGGCCTCAAGAATCTCGAGACCAAGGTGCTCGACTCGGACGACATGGTCTCGCTCATGAAGTCGATTACGCCCGAACGGAACCAGCAAGAAATCAACGAGATGGGCGGTACCGACTTCGGCTTCGGCTACGGCGATGCGGCCCGCTTTCGTGTGTCGATCTTCAAGCAGCGCGGCGATCTCGCTTTGGTGCTCCGCCTCATCCCGAACGAGCTGCTGACATTCGAGCAGATCGGCCTGCCCGAGGCGGTCCGCGACCTCAGCCGCCGCCCCCGTGGCCTGTTCCTGGTGACCGGGCCCACCGGCTCGGGCAAGACCACCAGCCTCGCGACGGTGCTGGACTACATCAACACCTACTACGACCGCCACATCGTGACGATGGAAGACCCCATCGAGTACTTCCACTACCACAAGAAGAGCGTGGTCAACCAGCGTGAGGTGGGCAACGACGTGCCCAGCTTCGCCGAGGCCCTCCGCCGCGTGCTCCGCTCCGACCCGGACGTGATCCTGGTGGGCGAGATGCGTGACCTTGAGACCATCGAGGCGGCCATCCGGGCCGCCGAAACCGGTCACTTGGTGTTCGGCACCTTGCACACCACCGGTGCCGCCAAGACGATCGACCGCGTGGTCGACGCCTTCCCCGTCAGCCAGCAAAACCAGATCCGCGTGCAGCTCTCGACTGCCCTCATCGCGGTGCTCAGCCAGGCCCTGCTGAAGAGGGTCGATAAGCCGGGCCGGATCGCGGCCTACGAGTTCCTGCTGGTGACTCCCGCGATCGCCAACCTGATCCGCGAGGGCAAGACCTTCCGCATCGATTCCTCGATCCAGACCGGTGCCAAGTTCGGCATGCAGCTCCTCGATGACCACCTGTGGAGCCTGTACACCAAGGGCATCATCAGCGCCGAGGAGATGGTTGATAAGGGCAAGGATCCTGGTGCGCTTCGTGATCGAGTCCATCAGGCCGGCAAGACGATCGGTCGTCCCGAGCTCGATGAGGATGACGTGGATTGA